A genomic window from Salvia hispanica cultivar TCC Black 2014 chromosome 5, UniMelb_Shisp_WGS_1.0, whole genome shotgun sequence includes:
- the LOC125191194 gene encoding uncharacterized protein LOC125191194 isoform X11, giving the protein MSDRDRAEADEGGGINGGDEEGREWRCKRCGSKGKRPAFFRLRKSKKLLQQKRKQKQSGVYVNSRSWGRSGGWCCLCLRQPKTLDSSANIE; this is encoded by the coding sequence ATGTCTGATAGAGATCGGGCGGAGGCTGATGAGGGCGGAGGAATCAACGGCGGCGATGAAGAGGGTAGAGAGTGGAGGTGCAAGAGGTGTGGGAGTAAGGGGAAAAGGCCGGCCTTCTTTCGGTTGAGGAAGAGCAAGAAACTGCTTCAGCAGAAGCGGAAGCAGAAGCAGAGTGGCGTTTATGTGAATTCACGGAGTTGGGGCAGAAGCGGTGGGTGGTGTTGCTTGTGCCTGCGGCAGCCCAAGACTCTCGATTCTTCCG
- the LOC125191194 gene encoding uncharacterized protein LOC125191194 isoform X10, with the protein MSDRDRAEADEGGGINGGDEEGREWRCKRCGSKGKRPAFFRLRKSKKLLQQKRKQKQSGVYVNSRSWGRSGGWCCLCLRQPKTLDSSGFDSHL; encoded by the coding sequence ATGTCTGATAGAGATCGGGCGGAGGCTGATGAGGGCGGAGGAATCAACGGCGGCGATGAAGAGGGTAGAGAGTGGAGGTGCAAGAGGTGTGGGAGTAAGGGGAAAAGGCCGGCCTTCTTTCGGTTGAGGAAGAGCAAGAAACTGCTTCAGCAGAAGCGGAAGCAGAAGCAGAGTGGCGTTTATGTGAATTCACGGAGTTGGGGCAGAAGCGGTGGGTGGTGTTGCTTGTGCCTGCGGCAGCCCAAGACTCTCGATTCTTCCG